From Triticum aestivum cultivar Chinese Spring chromosome 7B, IWGSC CS RefSeq v2.1, whole genome shotgun sequence:
AATCACATGCACTAGCagacaaatcctactcatgcatgTGTGTGTTTCTCCAAAGGGTGCGCGTGCATTTCGGAGATTTTAGGCTTAtaaaaagtgaacagagggagcaGTACAAATAATAACTCGTCTCCCACAAGTTTGCACTCTAAACACCCCATATTGCAAAAGGCCCCTACTTTCTGCACATTCAAGAGTAACAGGTCTGCCGCCGAACCCCAAACGTCCGCTTCCATAGAATCAGAGGCTATACAGCCTTGTTTATAGAGGCTATAAAGAGCTAGGTTTTGTAAGTTACAAATGTCATTTTAACAGAGGAATGCATAATCCGTAAGCATCTCTTGACTGCAACCCTTCGATGCCATAGCGCCAGAAACTGAGGTAAACGATGAGGCGTCTTCCACAATAACTATTATAAACCTAATGAAGTAATCATAGAAAAGTTTGCAAACATTTTTACCACAAGAACACCACCACTCTTAACATCAATATATGCCATAATACAGATACATCATTAATTGCAGGCGAGTGAGCAACAGACTATATTTCAGAAGGAACAATTGTCTAAATCTGTCGGTGTCTTGGGTTCCGAGACATATCAATTCTGCAAAATGATGTGCACATCTTTTTAGACCAATAGACAATTACTAGGAATTTAGATAATGTACAAAACACACATATGCATACTTATGGACCCAGGCCAATGTGTTTagcaatcttcatcttcctcaAAATATACTCGTGCCACATCATGGGTTTATGAAGCTGAAAATGAACTGAAAATGAGTTGCAATCTTCAAGAATAAGAAATTTCCAGCGCATCTGCATATACCTTATTCCATACTGCCGATCTAATCAAACGGCATGCTCCGTCCTCTGTAGCCTACACAAAATATCAGTGTTTGCGTCATTGGTGTGATTAAGAAATGTTGCATTACCACTGCAAATACATGCCCACTATACACAAAACTTACATCATCAGGGATGTCTTCCACGCAAGTATCAAACTAAACAAGAAACAAAGCAGATGCAAGGTATTAGCAGAGATAATGCACGGTCAATTCAGAAATCAGAGGATCAAGGCATAAATTGCAGAACATCTGGATACAATAACTTACATTTGATTCCAAATCAGAAAGACTACTATGATCCAGTGCGAATTCCATTCTCTTTCTATATCGAGGTAATATATTCCTTCGACAGACGTCAACCAAACCAGCCCTAAAATCAATCTGAGCATGTTCAACAAAGGAAACATACATCACCAAGCATATACAGCAGGCACAAACACAAACAAACACTATTGTTGTTTATTCCTAAATAAGACCAAGGTTTGGTTCCATGAGTACATCACAAATGGCGATTCCATGGCATATGTTTACAATGCTAACCTTCTTATCAGTGGCACCCATTTTCTTAGTAGCAAACTTCCAAATCTCAAAAAAGAGACGATCCATGTCCTGAACCAAAGGAATGTTACGCTCTCAAATACAGCAAAGAGCAGTGTGATCACAGCAATTAAAAACTATTGATGAGAAACTGTACCTCATAGGCCATTAAAGTTAACTTATAGCTCATGCGCGGAAAGCCTGCCGCAATCTTCGCTGCTTGGCAGAATCCTCTATCATCCATCTCCTTCCACTAAAGAGCAAAGAAGTTATCATGGTATTATACCTACTATGTTTGTACCTTTACTCCGCTGTTTTCTTCAGGGAATACTTACCTTGGAAGATGCTCGTTCATATTCCATATAACGTTTAAGCCACTGTCCCAAAGGATAAAGGTTGTCAGCATCCCCAAAAAATATGAAATTAGCATATTGTAAATTTTTATAGCTTCGGCTGCCGATACAGACCTTGATTTTCTTTGATATTTCTTCAAAGAGCTTTACATACTCTTCATCAATTTCATAGCTAGTAAACAATGAGCGGTATGTTTCCCAATCACAGAACCTTCTACCATCCTGCAACCCAAAGTATACAAAAAAAGGAATAGATGAAATACACAACTACACTGGATACTCAGAGTGGTTTCAATGCTGTTTAAGGTACGTTGAAATGTCCATCTGTCACATAGGTGGTAAATAGGTTACCAGAATAACAATCATTCTGGAAAATAAGGAAGAAGACATAAACTTGGACATCAGGGAAGATAGCGAGTTTTTACAAAGTAACATTACTCCATCAAGTCAAAAAAATTTGGTTTTATACTTTCATAATCGTAGTCTCCAGGATGCAAATTCAGTCATTAGTTCCTACACAAATGTATTTACAGAAATACCAAAGTTTAATGTAATGAAAGCACAGTGTGACAAATACCATCGTGACACTTTTATATGATCAAACCAAATGCATAGAAAGATACCGTAAATTATGTTTTACAAAATATGACCACCATCCAAGAAGTTCCAACTTAGACAAACAAAACATTAGATTGAATAGGACTTGAACGCCTCCAAGAATCTAGAATTTTAAACCAGATATTTCTTGGAGTCAAATCCACCCAAAAAAATATTGGAGTGTTAGCTTGACATCTTGTAACTCCACCTATgctgtctcaacatagccggtcccaagcccgggtaaaggaggagggttgtgataggcttggtgaGCCAACgtcaaaactcagccactcttatgagATGAAACCCAAAAGTATTGTCATGTGCGTAGAATGTCGATTTATTGATATACACTGCATATGCCATCAAACTAGTATGATTTCAGTTCAAATCTGTGAAAACTCGCCAGCGACAAAAACAGCTCTTAATCAGGTTGTTTATAATCAACACTTAAACCTCTTCTACAGAAGAATAGAGGGCGTTCTCATCATTTCACCATGTTTCAGCAACAGCCGCAGCTGCTACATCAGAACCACCAAACAACTGCACCTCAGCTCCAACCTTCCAGCTACAGCTGCTCCTTCCAGCCAGAGCCCTTGCAGCTGCAGCCGAAGAGGCTGGAGCCCAAACAAACACACCCTTACAGTCTTATAAACAATGTATGCAAGTCATTATAGTTAATGAAATGACATGCGGGATGATCGCTCCTAGTAGCCACATGCCAGCTGTGCTCAATATGCAGTATTTCTGTTGGATCATATGTTCCGCTttgatgaatttggacctagcgaAAAGTAAACTAAGCCTTCACGCAAAAAAGCAAAGTAGAAGCAAGACGAAGTGGAGCTATCCTACAAGCAGTAGCTTAGACTATCCGCTAAATTGATAAAACCAGACGTCTATTTGCAAACGTTTTGCCTATGATCTAAGTAATTTGGTCCAAAATATCATAACTCCTAAACAAGTGTTAACTATAAGAGAAATATCCTAGTTACCAAAAATTAATCCGCATTAAACATGTTGATCACAATGGTCATTACATCAAGATTTACAAAGGCAACCAACAACTTAACCATATAGAACATGCTGAGTACAGCGTTCATTAGTGATGACATCATGATTTACAATGCCAACCAACAACTTAACCGTGTACGCATTCAATATGCTGGGCACAATGGTAATTATATCACAATATACAATGGCAACCTAACCATATTCGAGTACTATGATCATTAAATCATGATTTACAATGGCACACAATTATGTTACTGAACCACCACAGACGTGCACAGTTAATCATAGTTAGCTTAGTAACTATCAATCTAGAAAAACCAAAATCATGAACAGCTAGGAAATGAGATTGCAAAGAACCAAAGATTTTTATGGGAAACTCGTGTAAAACTTTAGCCTTTCATCTCTAAAGCTACAATCAAGAGCAAACACAACAGTACCCACATGTAATTACATGTGGCAGAAGATTCTGCATTGTATTTCTTAAACTAGCTAAATTTCCAAAGTAAAAAAGAAGTATTTCTAGTAACATAGAGCTTTAAGAATGACAGGACAAAATTACATGGTGATCATAACCCTCATACACCGTAAATAAAGAATATGGACATGCCATTGTAGCCTGTATTCTATTTTTCTATGCATTAACACTAAACTAGCCACACATTATGAGTCCAAGCAGACACACTTACGTCTCCATTTTTGAGGACAAGGCTCTGGTAGTCATCCAAGTCAGCAAGCAAAGAGTAGCCACGGTCAAAGTACCAATCCAGAGAATCAGCATTCTTATAGTAATCAAACAGGTCCTCCAGATTGTCTGGGGAGTACTCGTTTCCCAAAGTCACATCCTTCTGATCATCTATGCAAACTCCTTGTGCCAACTACACACAACATAAACATAAGCAGTGCGAGATTAAATTCAGTGCAAACAAGAGGATTACAAATTAGAAATTAACACAAAACATGAATAGTTATTAAAAAAAACACAATATCGACTAGTAATAGTAACATACACACAACTAAATATTGCCACGAGTAGGATATGGATGAGAAGGAACCTTGGGAGCTTTGATACGGTAGAGAGTGAGGCGCTCGTAGAGCTTGCGTTGATGTTCCTCGTCCAGCCTGCGCCCTGTGATGATCATAGGAGCACGCCTGGTGGTTAAAACCTTAAGGCATCCAAGGAACTCCTCCTCGCTGACGATATCATTTTCCAGGCCCGCAAGCTCATCTGGTGAATCGGCGATCTCGTTGGGACGTTCTTCGTTATCCTGGCCAATCGTCTCTCCATAAGCATCAGAAGATGATGTAAGAGATGGGGCTTCGTACTTGTGCCTCTTCTGCCCCGTCCATGCCCCTTTTACGTCTCCACAACCGGCGCCGGCGCCAATTGGCGGATGGTATGGGACGGGCTTCCCTTCCAGCATCTCCGCCCGCACGCCGAAGGCCGGCCGAACCCTAATATGTACTATAATAAGCTAAAGGGGATTCGCCGCTTCTCTCCTGTGGGGTGGAGTGGTGAGgagtggcgcggcggcggcagatGTAGGTTTCAATCGGGTGGGGGTgtgcggcggcggagagggggAGGGTTCCTTCTCGATGATGATTTTCcttgttttttttggggggggtgtGGGACGGGGGATGATGATTTTGATTGGGTGATCGTGGGAGAGAGACTGCTCGCATCGAAGTTACTACTAGTTTCTGTTGGGGCTGCAAGAAAAGATCGAGCCTCCTGAGCTGTTTGTGATTGATTCGTTTTTTgactcgactcgagatcgactcgaaaaaAAAACAAGCTGAatttgaacactttatgtagctcgaccGAGAAATGAGTCGATCTTGAGCCAATGTTAGCTCGCTCGATTTTAGCTTGATAGTCGACAgaatatcattatgttaaatgatcatgccatatattaaatgGAAATAAAAATAATTTATTATCACATATGTTGTTCATGATTTTCTTCATTTTATTTACCAAGGGATATGGTAACTTAATTAAGTGCAGAGAAAATTTAGGCCTAATTATGGCACGTGATCGACTATGTGCTAAATATCCTATATTTTTGGCAAAGATTCCGAGCAATATTCACTTTTTTTTCATCCATAGATTTATAATTTTTATCATcttatttagctcgaaactagctcggGATCGACTCGAAATCAttacaagctgagcacgagtcaTGTTCTACAGCTCGATCATGAGTTTCTCTCAGTTTAAGCTCGCTCGAATTTTCATATGAGTTGAGTtgagccaactccaactcgctcgaactcgactcgtttgcagccctactTCCTATAACCACCCCGCCACGGAAGGGGATCTGATTAGACTCAACGTTTTTCCTAGTTTATTTCTTTctcctctcttttctttttttcgtctTTCATTCATTTTTCTGCtttcgttttctgttttttttttattttttttcttcttcctggtTTCTTCCCTCATCGACTTTCATTTTCGTTACTTTTCCTAAATGCGAGAACTTTTTCCAAATCAATGATGTTTTCTTCGGATTGGATGAAATTTTGTTTTCAAAATAAATTAACTTTTTTTAGTTTAGTGAACTTTTTTAAAAGTTGATTATTTTTTTGGAAAATTCTTTTTAAATCTACAAATATGTTAACTTTTCtctaaattgatgaactttttttggaaTTTGATAAACTTTTTCTACAACTCGATGAACTTTTATTCAGATTTGTGAACTTTCTTTcacatttggtgaacttttttcaatccgatgaacatttttgaaaaaaaacaatgaaatttttctaaaatcaatgaaatttttttcatattcgatgaactttttttcaaatttgattaaATTTTTATAAATCGGTGAACTCTTTTTCaagatcaatgaactttttttcagattcggacctttttcaaaattgatgaactttttaaaaaatatcatgaaATTTTGTTCAAAttccgtgaacattttttaatttgtaaactttttcaatttttgtgattttttctttttttatattatTTAACCTGAAGAAAGTtgtctactcccttcgttccaaaatagatgactcaacttagtactaactttagtataaagttagtatacagttgggtcatctattttgaaacggagggagcatATGTTAATGTGTGTACTAAAAGTGGGGTCAAATAGGATTATTTCCCAGTCATAAGCAACAAACTGAGCCTGGTCTAGTGGGAAGGCTCGAAGATGTTGATTTAGGCGAGCAGAGATTGATTGCCTCTTTTCTCGAATTAACGTTTCGTTTTTCTTTGCATTTGTTTTTCTCCACGGGTTGATTGGGTCGGCCCGCTACACACCGCGTGTGAGCGCCAAGAGCGCTAGTTGGCAGCGCCGACTAGGAGGTTCCGATACTGCTTCCCACCGTTTATAAATGGCCTGATTAAATCTTTTTCCTGAAATTTTATTTTTGAATAGCCCAAAAATAGGCCCAAAATTTGTATTTGTGCGGTGACATGCAGTCGTGTGGTGTCGCATTTCTGCGGAAAGGTCCCTCAATTTTTGTAGAATCGATCCCCACCCCACTCCTTGGTGTTGACAACATCAAAGGGGAATCACGTTGTCTCCCTCCCCTCTTCCCTAATCCCTAACCCTAGCGACGATGGAGATCACTCCGACGTTGGCGGGAATGCCTATGGCAGTGGCAAAGGGTGATGCGAAGAAGATCGCCAAACTCCGCGAGATCTGTAGCTAGTTTCCCAACCTATAGATGCTTTACGGGGAATCCGGCAGGATTGCCAGGCTCGAATGTTCAGAGACGGAGCCATTCCGATCAAGATAATCTACTGGGTGATCGCTATGCCACTACCGGTGCGGAGTTGGTGTTGGAAAGCCCACAGGTCTCGCATTTTTCGCGTGTCGGGTCTGGAGGAGGGCATCGTGACTGTGGTCATCGCTATGCCACTAACGACGGCAACCATTCAAGCGATGCCCATCGTGCTGGAGGACTAAGAGCGGGCGTCGCAGAGAAGGGGGTGGCTGTAGGCGAGGGACGTTAGATTCATCATCGCTCTGCCTTCTTCCCCCCATCGCTCTATGAGGATTGGAGCCCTCGCTCGCTCCGCTAGCGAGCAGTAGGGGCCACTCTATTGGCAACTGACAAACAGCTCATGCATTATGACCCCTCCTTCTTCTCCCTTTGTCCATTTTAGATTTAAACGTACTGATTGATTCCTCACTATTTTACAAATGGGTTGATGATTTGGTGGATGTTGCTATCACAACCCAAAA
This genomic window contains:
- the LOC123158974 gene encoding uncharacterized protein, with amino-acid sequence MLEGKPVPYHPPIGAGAGCGDVKGAWTGQKRHKYEAPSLTSSSDAYGETIGQDNEERPNEIADSPDELAGLENDIVSEEEFLGCLKVLTTRRAPMIITGRRLDEEHQRKLYERLTLYRIKAPKLAQGVCIDDQKDVTLGNEYSPDNLEDLFDYYKNADSLDWYFDRGYSLLADLDDYQSLVLKNGDDGRRFCDWETYRSLFTSYEIDEEYVKLFEEISKKIKWLKRYMEYERASSKWKEMDDRGFCQAAKIAAGFPRMSYKLTLMAYEDMDRLFFEIWKFATKKMGATDKKIDFRAGLVDVCRRNILPRYRKRMEFALDHSSLSDLESNFDTCVEDIPDDATEDGACRLIRSAVWNKLHKPMMWHEYILRKMKIAKHIGLGP